The Lucilia cuprina isolate Lc7/37 chromosome 5, ASM2204524v1, whole genome shotgun sequence genome includes a window with the following:
- the LOC111687267 gene encoding zinc finger protein 225-like translates to MKQYEKVIKYQLKGISLKTIIESKLKSKRKKTYTKVKPLSDDLLCIIIDIYKNYNSLWNVNHVAYPVKEKRFETLESMLDDVNKILDTPIDVDNLEKHLLYIHKSYSQDKQLKLECEAKQQDFQPTYSFSNKCSFLEDHQGPFKCPYCKNFYLKFKDFFIHKSQHDGSDPFKCQECGTGFKAHGNYTIHVKRHLGVLKFRCEICGKGYPVNSELEFHMSTHNDTQPYLCSICGESFRTSAGYDNHIRRHEERFRHYCDICKKGFNCLTTLTDHVNAHLNVRDFICNVCGKSFTAKKYLMYHRRIHGSKNYRCNICGKSYAQDAGLRQHKKQHGIPIGSIVFVSIHLRHKVCFAKSGNASTYEVLKIVTTLLKQK, encoded by the exons ATGAA GCAATATGAGAAAGTAATTAAATACCAATTAAAGGGaa TTTCTCTTAAAACTATAATTGAAAGTAAATTGAAATCAAAAAGG aaaaaaacatatactaAAGTG AAACCTTTAAGCGATGACTTGTTATGCATAATAATTGATATATACAAAAACTACAATAGTTTATGGAATGTGAATCATGTAGCATATCCCGTCAAAGAAAAACGCTTTGAAACTTTGGAGTCTATGCTAGATGATGTTAATAAGATACTTGATACGCCCATAGATGTAGATAATCTAGAAAAACatctattatatatacataaatcatATTCCCAGGATAAGCAACTCAAATTAGAATGTGAAGCAAAACAACAAGATTTCCAACCCACATATTCCTTTTCAAATAAGTGTAGTTTTTTGGAAGATCATCAAGGACCATTCAAATGTCCatattgcaaaaatttctatttgaaattcaaggatttttttatacacaaatcCCAACACGATGGCTCCGATCCATTCAAATGTCAAGAATGTGGTACAGGTTTTAAGGCTCATGGAAATTACACTATACATGTTAAACGTCATTTGGGCGTGCTTAAATTTCGTTGCGAAATATGTGGCAAAGGCTATCCTGTAAATTCTGAACTAGAATTCCATATGAGTACACACAATGATACTCAGCCTTATTTGTGTTCGATATGTGGTGAGAGTTTTCGTACTTCCGCTGGTTATGATAATCATATACGTCGGCACGAAGAAAGATTTCGACATTATTGCGATATATGTAAAAAAGGCTTCAACTGTTTAACTACTCTTACTGATCATGTTAATGCTCACCTCAATGTCCGTGATTTTATTTGTAATGTATGTGGTAAAAGTTTTACAgctaaaaagtatttaatgtaTCATAGACGTATACATGGAAGTAAAAACTACAGGTGTAATATTTGTGGTAAGTCCTATGCACAGGATGCCGGTCTAAGgcaacataaaaaacaacacgGTATTCCAATTGGTAGTAttg TTTTTGTATCTATACATTTAAGACATAAAGTTTGTTTTGCTAAATCTGGCAACGCTTCAACTTATGAAGTATTAAAAATTGTCACCACCTTATTAAAACAgaaatga